The proteins below come from a single Lodderomyces elongisporus chromosome 3, complete sequence genomic window:
- the COQ9 gene encoding Ubiquinone biosynthesis protein coq9, mitochondrial: protein MLQRLRPISSVFRPNTPAGVKVCPSLIKRSYHSTDHIGSNKIVNDKDHIESKILTRATTYIPQYGFSASAISKAITDLGYPQSLTSIFTSNNPSNHSLPYQLMLHWLKLKRQELDTFAQTQYQPFAGNGTSEFAQLTQEQRLERLINERLSYNIPIMSHLSSGLAMLVTPYNVPSALEELLALGDDFAYYSGDQSNDFAWYTKRASMCAIYVKSELYMLGDTTQGYEMTKQFVRDKVEEYEKAGQMWVDMEQWVGFNAISLINLIKSQVARG from the coding sequence ATGCTCCAACGCCTAAGACCCATCAGCTCGGTGTTTAGACCAAATACGCCAGCGGGTGTTAAAGTATGCCCAAGTCTCATCAAAAGAAGCTATCATTCAACAGACCACATTGGCTCAAACAAAATAGTAAACGATAAGGATCACATTGAGTCTAAAATTCTTACTAGAGCCACTACATACATTCCACAATATGGGTTTTCAGCACTGGCCATCTCCAAAGCGATAACTGACTTGGGATACCCGCAATCACTTACATCGATTTTCACCTCAAATAACCCACTGAACCATTCATTGCCTTATCAACTAATGCTTCATTGGTTGAAGCTTAAAAGACAAGAGCTTGATACATTTGCCCAGACGCAATACCAACCATTTGCTGGTAATGGGACTTCTGAATTTGCTCAACTAACTCAAGAGCAGAGATTGGAAAGATTAATTAACGAGCGATTATCCTACAATATTCCCATTATGTCCCATTTATCACTGGGGTTGGCCATGTTGGTTACGCCATATAATGTTCCTTCAGCATTAGAGGAGTTGCTTGCATTGGGCGATGATTTTGCTTATTATAGTGGCGATCAAAGTAATGACTTTGCGTGGTATACAAAGAGGGCAAGCATGTGTGCGATATACGTCAAGTCTGAATTATACATGCTAGGTGATACTACACAAGGCTATGAGATGACCAAGCAGTTTGTTAGAGACAAAGTCGAGGAGTACGAAAAGGCAGGTCAAATGTGGGTAGATATGGAACAATGGGTTGGATTCAATGCAATCTCTTTGATAAATTTAATCAAGTCACAAGTTGCAAGGGGGTAA